In a genomic window of Methanosarcina horonobensis HB-1 = JCM 15518:
- the thsB gene encoding thermosome subunit beta, with product MAAQPIFILREGSKRTHGSDAQHNNIMAAKAVAEAVRTTLGPKGMDKMLVDSMGDVVITNDGATILKEMDIEHPGAKMIVEVAKTQDAEVGDGTTTAAVLAGEFLTKAEDLLESGVHPTVIASGYRLAAAQAVKILDTVTISASPEDTETLEKIAGTAITGKGAESHKAHLSRLAVHAIKSVVEKSEDGKITVDIEDVKTEKRPGGSIKDSEIIEGVIVDKERVHTGMPEVVKDAKVLLLSVPIELKKTETKAEIKITTPDQMQLFLDQEEAMLREIVDKVIKTGANVVFCQKGIDDLAQYYLTKAGIFAIRRVKKSDMDKLSRATGGRVITNLDEIEESDLGYAGLVEEKDVTGSRMTFVTGCKESKTTSILLRGGTEHVVDGLERALEDALRVVGVALEDQKIVVGGGSPEVELSLRLKEYAATLKGREQLAVMKFAESLEIIPHTLAENAGLDPIDMLVEMRSQHEKGNKRAGLNVYTGKIEDMFENDVVEPLRIKTQAINAATEAAIMILRIDDVIASSGGGRAGPGPGMGGEMPEDM from the coding sequence TTGGCAGCACAACCGATCTTTATATTAAGGGAAGGCAGCAAGAGAACCCACGGTTCCGACGCTCAGCACAACAACATTATGGCCGCAAAGGCAGTAGCTGAAGCGGTGAGGACCACTCTTGGGCCTAAGGGTATGGACAAGATGCTTGTAGACTCGATGGGAGATGTCGTCATCACCAATGACGGAGCAACCATCCTCAAAGAAATGGACATTGAGCACCCCGGTGCAAAGATGATCGTAGAAGTCGCCAAGACTCAGGACGCCGAAGTCGGTGACGGAACAACTACCGCAGCCGTCCTCGCAGGAGAATTCCTGACAAAGGCGGAAGACCTGCTTGAAAGCGGCGTACACCCCACTGTAATCGCAAGCGGTTACAGGCTCGCAGCAGCCCAGGCTGTAAAGATTCTTGACACAGTCACCATCAGCGCATCTCCTGAAGATACCGAGACTCTCGAGAAGATCGCAGGCACAGCCATCACCGGAAAGGGTGCGGAATCACACAAGGCTCACCTCTCCAGGCTCGCAGTCCATGCAATTAAGTCCGTTGTTGAGAAAAGTGAAGACGGAAAGATCACTGTCGACATAGAAGATGTTAAAACCGAAAAGAGACCTGGCGGAAGCATCAAGGACTCTGAAATTATCGAAGGTGTAATTGTCGATAAGGAACGTGTCCACACCGGCATGCCGGAAGTTGTAAAGGATGCAAAGGTTCTTCTTTTAAGCGTACCTATCGAACTCAAAAAGACCGAAACCAAAGCTGAAATTAAGATCACCACCCCTGACCAGATGCAGCTTTTCCTTGACCAGGAAGAAGCAATGCTCAGGGAAATCGTTGACAAGGTAATCAAGACCGGTGCAAACGTAGTCTTCTGCCAGAAGGGCATTGATGACCTTGCCCAATACTACCTGACAAAGGCAGGCATTTTCGCAATCCGCAGAGTAAAGAAGAGCGACATGGACAAGCTCTCCAGAGCTACAGGCGGAAGGGTCATTACCAACCTTGACGAGATCGAAGAATCCGACCTCGGCTATGCAGGCCTTGTAGAAGAAAAGGATGTCACAGGCTCCAGAATGACCTTTGTCACAGGATGCAAGGAAAGCAAGACCACATCTATCCTGCTCCGCGGCGGAACCGAGCATGTGGTTGACGGCCTTGAGAGAGCCCTTGAAGATGCTCTCAGGGTTGTTGGCGTTGCCCTCGAAGACCAGAAGATCGTTGTCGGTGGCGGCTCTCCTGAAGTAGAACTATCCCTCCGGCTCAAGGAATATGCAGCAACCCTTAAAGGCAGGGAACAGCTTGCAGTAATGAAGTTTGCCGAGTCCCTGGAAATTATCCCGCACACCCTTGCAGAAAATGCAGGACTTGATCCGATCGACATGCTTGTGGAAATGCGCTCCCAGCACGAGAAAGGTAACAAGAGAGCCGGACTCAATGTTTATACAGGCAAGATTGAGGATATGTTCGAAAATGATGTTGTCGAACCCCTCAGGATCAAGACCCAGGCAATCAACGCAGCTACAGAAGCCGCAATCATGATCCTCAGGATCGACGACGTAATCGCCTCATCCGGCGGCGGAAGAGCAGGCCCAGGCCCGGGTATGGGCGGCGAAATGCCGGAAGACATGTAA